Within Vidua macroura isolate BioBank_ID:100142 chromosome 11, ASM2450914v1, whole genome shotgun sequence, the genomic segment TGGGTCCTTCCTTGGTTTTTGCTCACACTGGATACCAGGCCCTCTAGCCTTGCTTCTTCTTGATCTGCATCAGAAATCAGGCTCCTCTGTGCCGAAGTTTTTGAATCTGACAGGTGGGGTTCAAGAGCAGACAATTTACTTTGGCTCTCTTCATCCAGGTGGGGCTGAACAAAGAGCTCTGTGCTATTCATCATCATTTCTGCATCACTTGTCAGGATGCTTGTTCGAATCCCAGATGCAGATTGTGAGTCCACAAGATCGTTCTGTCCTGCTgagaaagttttaaaacaaattttgtgTGAAAAACTGTCCAAGGTCATAGGGACATACTATACTACCAGGACTTGTGTAATTCATGATTTAAGTCATTCAACCAAATTTTACTCCTCCTCAACAGATCAAATACTGACACCGTATATGACCCCACTTCTGTGCCCACAACTCTCCCTACCAAACAACAGAGACCTCAGTACCCACAGATGAAGATGATCCCAAACAATTCCTGTGCTTTAAATGACCAGACTGGGCAAAGTACATATTTAAGTGCATAGAATCAAAGGAACTGCTGAAGCAGAACCTCATTCTAATCTtgcttcccaaatcccactctATTTCTGTGAATGTGTTagtaaattttaaattctaaaataCAGACCATGCTTCAGTAAATGCTTCTAAAAGCCCCTGCCTCCCAAAAGAGAAATAACACCATTTAAGAAACCTTTGTTCTTCAGCATGTTCTGCTCCACTCTGCCTTCAAACTCTTGCATGTCAACGGCTTTGCGGGTTTTGGGCCTCCGGAGCAAGCCCCTCTTTTCTACCGTGTCTGGGGCCAGCAAGGAACCCACAGACATACGAAGGGATCTataaaaagaggggaaaaattgtCAAAATCACACACTCCACTTTCACCTTCAGAATACAGACATGATGGCACTAACAGTGACACATTTTGCAGAACTAGGAGAAATTTCCCCAAAAGACCCTTGAAGATTCTATGTCAGTCTTTAAATgaattgtttattttcataCTATCACCCAGCATCAGGAATGTATCACAGAGATCAGGAAGCAGACTGTTTTAAAGCCTCCCTGAGACACTGCAACACTACAGCTGACAAAAGGgtcaggaatttaaaaaatcttaaaataacaaaaaataaaaaggaaaaataatgtttcagaGTAAAGATATACCCTAGATGACAACAGGATGGTAGGAGGACTTCCCAATAACTTTAAGAATCTACTTACTATCAATACTGTCAGTAAAGTACAGCTACCAACACACTGTGACTAAGATGAAAGCTGATAGCAACACCTAAAGCATAGGAAAAGATGTTTCTCACTGCAGGTGTTTTGCATCCTCAAGATTGACCATGCTCAGTGacctcctgtccctctctccAGGCAACCCAATTAAAAAGGGGCTTCAGAGGTTCAAAGACAGAAGTACAAAAGCCAGCCCCAAAAAGCATCTTGTGTGGCACCCTAGGCAAGGGCTGCAGTGAGAAAGGTGAACCAATGTGCTTATTTTGGCCAGGGTTATTTGCAAAGTACACAGGCAACACCAGGAAGCAAGTTCTTTGACTCactaaaaagcttttaaagtccAGAAAATACAATTGCACAGATGCAATTGATGTGATAAAACTATGAACAGGCAGGGACAATATTCTAAGGTATATTGTGTACTGACTTACATAATATTCTAAGGGATACTGTGTACTGATTTACTGCTGGAACCAtgagagcaaaaggaaaatggaatgaTCCAAGCAAGTAAAAAGAGGAGCAATAGTAGCAATACAAGCTAGACCAACCCAGGCATACAGTGCAGAGCCACTGAAAATCTGAAGGTGTGTGAAAATCAAAAGGTGTGTGGTGCAACACCTTCAAATTCCATCAGCAGAGGGGCAGATGTGATCATACCCAGATGTGATCATACCCAGGACAGCCAGAAGTTAAGAAGTTATTATAGGTTAAACTCACCGAGTCATAATTGTGCTGTCCAACGTTGACTGAGCTAGAAAAAGTTGATGGTACATTAGTTGAGAAATTACCCTTTACACAACAGGCTACAGGAACATCCCAATGGATCTTCCTCTTTTCAGAGCCAGCCATGCTACAATCCTCAAACATCATACATTGGTGCAAACAGAATTGGATAATGGGGTCACTTCACTATTTATTGTCTACATTTCAGAATTGCATATTAGAAATCTAATAAGCAATTTCTGAAAGGTTAAGAaagatatttcatttatttcaacGAAAAATTTAACATGGCATATACCTTcagatttaataattttaattttaccacATTGATGACAAGATGTTAGGTCTTGGTCACAACCACCCTTCATCAACCTAACCCAAACACACCTGTAGTTTTAGAAACACAGGTAGCTATTCCAGAGACTCTTGATGAAACTGGAACTCAAACCTGTTCTGCTCACAAAGAACtttatcattattttatataattgcAATGGAAAGTATGCAGCTGCTTGTATTTTGAAGTTTCTAGAACTGAGAAGACAGGGATTACTTCCTCTGGAGACACTTCAAAACTCAAAAAGCACCAAGTTGCAAAAGTAGCCAAGAAATTATATATAGTCGTGGCAGAGCCTAGAACTTGGCttaaaaaggtttattttaaatttgataGGATGGGGGCTTTTACTTTCTCCATTATCCCCTTTGCATGAGATATTGCAATCTGGATCCCAAACCTACAACTGCCCAACTGGGCAGCTCCTGACAACTGAGCTGAGCAGGAGAGAACCAGCTGACAGCAAATGCAGCACTGAGCAAGGTAATTCTTGACTGCAGCCTCACCTTGGTACTGGGGAAGTcgtctctctgctgctctctcaaATTCAGTAATGctgagtttttttctcttctttttcatgtGGAACACAGTGATAGATGTTTCCTCAGGACCAACATCTGGCAGCTGCAATTCCCCCCtaccaaaacaaaccaagctGGAGAGGCATCTCTGATAATCCCACCTGACAAGATACAATTCTGATCACTGAAACACAAGTAGAGAAGTCCTGCTCCCCAGTCTCACCACAGAAACTGCAGCTCTACCTGTCCCACCACAGAAACTGCAGCTCTACCTGGCAGTGTAATAAAggtataaattataaaaatccACTACTTACATGCTGGAAACGCTCTTAGATGGGACTTCTGAATGAGCTTCTTGGGTGTCTTCATGGTTAGATATCTGAGGTGCCAGCGGTGAAACTTGGGGTTCTGCCAACAAACCACAACATTTCCTTTCCACaactggaaatgcagcaggGTGTCACATCTACACTACAGGCTTTAATAACATTTATTAGCAGGTTAAAATAAAGACCTAGTGAAAACTGCTTGGGTTCTACTCCTGGGAAGGCTGGCAGTGACAAAGCTGGCAGTGACAGGTGGCAGCACAGGggttccctgcactgcagcagaatAATAACTCACACCTGATCCTACAGCCAAAGACAGCACCAGGACAATGTGCTCAGTCACCAGGATAAGAAGACCAAGTGAAGAGGGTTTTGAAGAGGTTCTTCAAATCTCTGATTTTACCAGTGCAAGGCCTGGTCTCTCAGACAGCTGTATCCTGTACTCAGGTGTCCTGCAGTGACTCCTCTGTCACATAAATCAGTCACACAACAATCTGATTTCTGATTTTGTGTAACAGGGAAAGGATAATGGGCTACCAAGGAATACCCCTTGTTTTCTCAACTCTACAAAAACATTGTCTTTCTGTTCTCAATTCTCCTGAAAAAAAGACACTTACGGTTCTGCATGACCCTCTTGAGCATAAGCCGTGGTGTGCCATTTCTGAGATCAGGGAACACTGCCAGTCTCTGCTTTGCCAAGGTGCTTCTGACAGATTTACTCCTATTTTCTACACTCAGTCCAGTCTAGAGGGAAATCAAGAGACAAGCAATTCAAAGCTAGCATTTTCATTATTAATGACCCCAACAACAAAAGCATCCACCACCCATGTTCTAATAACAAGCTAAGCAAGCTGGTAACAAACTTTTTCCAAATTCCAAAGAGAAACTGCGCGTGCTGGCTTTTTGACAACGGTGGCACTTCCCGTGCGGGCGGGATACAATTCAGCCCGGGGTATCATCCAGGTGGGTTCCAGCATAAAACCCTCCTGTGGACGAAATCCTGAGCGGCCTCAGAGCACAGCCGCGACCTAAGCCCGCCGAGAGCCAAAGTCAGGGGTTTCGGCCCATTTCCCACGATTAAAGGCGAACAAGGCTGAGGGAGCGGCCTCCGCTCCTGCTTCAGAGGCCTCGCTGCTGTCTCAAACCGAGAGCGACCGGGCGGGCGGCACCGGGCGAGTCCCACGGGATGGTCGGATCCCAACAGCGactctcctttcctcccttctttcttttcttcctcccctcccgCCCGCCCTTCCAGATCCCTCGGGGCACCTGGGCCGCCGCCCGCGCGTTGTGGCGGCCGCTGCGCCTGAGGCCGAGCCTGGCCCGGGGCCGCCCGTCGGCCATGGTGGAGCCGGTAACGGCCGCACGCCTCCCGCCTCCCGCCGCCTCTCGCGAGACGTGCGCGCGTGCCGGGAGGGGCCGCGGCGCAGTGTGGGGCGGGTAGTTCCGCCGGCGCCGCGGTGCATCGTGGTCCGCGTAGTtccggggcggcggcggcggcggcggcgagaGGCCGCGCGGGCCTTGTGGGAGCTGTAGTTCGGCGGGGCCGCTCGCCCCGCTCGCCGCGGGTGTCCCCCCGCCCCGCGAGGCCATGCCGGGCTTCACCTGCTGCGTACCGGGCTGCTACAACAACTCGCACCGCGACAAGGCGCTGCACTTCTACACCTTCCCCAAGGACGAGGAGCTGCGGCGCCTCTGGCTCAAGAACGTCTCCCGGGCGGGCGTTAGCGGCTGCTTCAGCACCTTCCAGCCCACCACGGGCCACCGCGTCTGCAGCGAGCACTTCCAGGGCGGCCGCAAGTCCTACCTGGTGCGGGTCCCCACCATCTTCCCGCTGCGCGGCGTCAACGAGCGCAAGGCTCAGCGGGCCcggcgcccccgccccgccgccgccgccgccgccgccccgcagGGCTCCGCGGCCGCCGCCGAGGCCCCTGCAGGGGGCGCGGCCGAGGACGTGAAGCCCATCGACCTGACGGTGCAGGTGGAGCTCGGGGCCGCCGCCACCATTGGGCCCAGCCCCGTGCGGCTGCCGGTGCCGGtaccggcggcggcggcggccggggagGAGAGCCCGGTGGAGGGCGGCCCCCCCGATCACTCGTACTCGCTGTCGTCGGGCACCACGTcggaggagctgctgaggaagcTGAACGAGCAGCGCGACATCATCGCGCTGCTGGAGGTGAAGATGAAGGAGATGAAGGGCAACATTCGTCGCCTGCGCCTGGCCGAGGCCCAGCTCCGCGAGGAGATCCGCGAGAAGGACCGGCTGCTCCACGCCGCCAGCGCCGGCACCCGCAAGCGCCATGGCCTCTGAGGGCTGCCggcgcccggcccggcgcggggCTCTCCATCGCGGAGCCTCCGCCGCCCTCGGCGCGGTGCCGGGCAGAGCAGAGACGGGATGGACCGCGGCCCCTCCGTGCCCGGCTCAGCCCACgccacagcagcccccagccgGGCAGGGCCTCGCCGTCGGATTCCCCTGCCTGGACTGGATCAGCTCGGTGCCCAGCGCCGTTATCGCCCCGACGTTATCTCCGGTGTCACCTCACACCGGGCCCATCGAACCCGCTGTGTGCAGTGTCAGAACGCGCTGCTCGTAGCGTGGATGGGACCCGAGTCGTCACTAAGTGGACGTAGGGTATCAGTTTTCAGCAAATAAACTCGCTCTGTGTCAAGTGAGGTAACAGCAACACTACCCTGGAGAAGGCGTGTCCGACTGCCGTGGGCACTGTACCCATCGCAGGATGGTCGGTGATGTCGCGTTCAGCCTCGCTCAGTGGAGGAAAGCTTTAGAAACCCTCTCAGGGTGATGTGTTTCTTCAGTAAATTACTGATGCCATAAAAGACTGCTGTTCCTAGCGTGACAGAACCCCCAGATTAAAGAGTGTTCTTGTACCGTGTagtttctgctttctctgcagcGTGTGTGTATTGGTTACAGATGTCTCCGTGCTCTCGACACCAGTAAGGATTACAGTCTGGTTCAAAGAACACGGTGGCACTTAACAGCTGTAGTTTATCTCATTGGCTTAAGACTCCCTCTAATGAAATGGAGGCTTTGTAACACATTGGAATTTTAATCCTTGGCCTTCGTTCTGAGAACCAGGATGAAACAGAAGTGACTTTACCTGCAGTGGTTGCAAACCTTTCCTGTCTAATCCTAAACTAGTTGGCATGACTAATAATCTGTACATTAGGCAAGACCATACTAAAACCTGCTTGTGTGTTCTAAACCAAGATTTAAGAGTATTGTAACAAATCTATGTGGAATGGTTGTGTAGTTTCTGTTTCTAGCCAGCATCAGTCCCTTCACTTTCTGCAACAGGAAACCAAATCAGCGTTGGCTAGAAAGAGGGTGGAGTGAGGGTAGCAAAGCCACGGGTTTGGCTTGGTTATACActtccagcctggctggtgGAACAGATCCCTCAGCAGttcagaggaggagggaagtgTCTGGTGCCCCAGCACGGCCCTGTGGCAATGGGCAATGAAGATGGATGTTGAGAACAAAAGGCACTTCACCACAGTGTGCCCATATTCACCTTCGAGGGGAGAATTCCCAGGTGTTCCCTGGCTCTGTGAGATCCTTCTGGAACCGGAGTGCATTGTGCTCAGTAGATTGGGATGTCACTTTTACTAAATTTTATAGAGGTATTTTCTAAATGTAAAAAGTATCTTTAGTTTGAAATTATGTAATCTTTGTAACACTGGCTAATGTAGCTTTACAACCATCAGCTTCAACACTGTATACAACCGAACAAAAGGGCACCGTGGGGTTTTGTAGCCGGAGGTTTCTCTGTAGATCCTGAAGCCAGTTCAGCTCCAGGTTGTCACAGCCTGCTATGTGATGCATGGGTCATTTTTTATTAACGTGTGTGCCAAGTTGGATGGTCATCTGTGAGGATGCTACATGTCTATCCATGTACTAAGTCCTTGCTGATACTTCAGTTTAATTTATTCTCCAATCTGATGTGTAgctctccagctctgtgctATACTGATTTTTCTGCCAGTCGAGTTAGCGGCAACTTTTTCGTTTGGTCGGTTTGgcttgttgttttgggtttggttttggtttcttttgtaGGACAAGCAGACACCTGCTCCACCATGGGATCTAACATATGTGATTGGTCCAGCAGCTCTAGATGCTCCCGTCAAGACAGTAGGCAGCACAACGTCCCTCCTCGCAAATGAGGCTGGTTGTGCATCTGAGCTTGTTCAGAACGTGCATGTCCTGACAGTCATGGTACTTTTTCTACCATCGGGATGCACTTCAGGATGTTCAGCCTTTTGGCCTTGCTGGACTGGTTACCTGCTGGACTGTTTGACTTCTCCAGGTTACACTGAGGTGCTAACATGCTTAATTTTAATAaagtatattttgttttcttacgTTTCCTGTCTCCTTGTGGTTTATATATCTATTTCTGAAAGGTTGTGGCTGTAGCTTTGTCttgtaacatttttttattcattgGGAGCTCcacagctggaacagcaggACTATCTTTACATTCAGGTagggtgaggaagaggagtCTGAGGTCAGTTCAGCGTACCACACACCTGCCTGTGCAGAGATTGGAGCCGTTTTGATGAGCCATCAGTCACAGGGTGCTCTCTGTGGAACCAGGAGGGATTTGAGCAGGGAACCAGGCTTCCCCCAGCATGACTCTCCTGTCTAATGCCTGGTGGAGCAAGGAGAAGGCATGGCCTCCCACGAACCAGCCTAGTGTAGGAAAGATCTTGCATGTACTCTTAGAACGTGTAATTCCACTTGCCAAAGCTCCTGGTttcagattggtttagagtTGTTAGTCTCAAGGAAATGTATGcaggaaaacatttcagctgTGCCTCAGCCATCACATTTTTGGGTTGAACTGGGAATGCAGTTAAATGCAGTTAAATGCAGTCGCAGGACTGAGAGgtgattgtcccactctgctttgtgctggtgcagcctcacctcgagttCTGGGAGCAGATTTGGGCACCATAGTACCAGAAGTATCTACGGCTGTAACAGAGCGTCCAAAGGAGGCcgtgaggatggtgaagggctagaggggaagccttgtgaggagtggcttgttcagcctggaaaagaggatACCGGGGGCAGAGCTCATTGtgggctgcagcttcctcaggAGAGGCAGCGGAGGGGCAACGCTGATCGCTGCTGtctgtgaccagtgacagaaccTGAGGGGACGGCTGAAGCTgcgccaggggaggtttaggctggatgtTAGGAAAGCGTTCTTCACGCAGAGGGTGTCGGGCTTTGGAAAAAGCTCCGCAGGGAGGGATCACAGCCCGCGGGGTGTCGGAGCGCACGGAACGTTTCCACAACGCCCTCAAGTGTAGCACCGACCACAAAGGCCGCCCAGCGGTGTCAGGATGGCCGAGCGGTCTAAGGCGCTGCGTTCAGGTCGCAGTCTCCCCTGGAGGCGTGGGTTCGAATCCCACTTCTGACAACTCGTATGTTTTTGCGTTGCGCTCGCCTGCAGTTAATTAGTCAATTGCTTTTAATTGCGCGCTTTCGGTCGGATTTGTTTTTTCACTCAcgctcctgctccccttcctCAACTAAAAGCGCCCGCCGGGCGGGCAAAAGTAGCTGTCAGAAGTGGGATTCGAACCCACGCCTCCAGGGGAGACTGCGACCTGAACGCAGCGCCTTAGACCGCTCGGCCATCCTGACCTGCCGGTAGCCAGCTTCTTGCAGCCGCCTCCCATCCCAGATCGCAGCCGAGCCGCCGTGTCCGGGCACAACGCCGGGCCCAGTCCCGAGCCGCGGTCTGCATTAACGACCTGCGtgatggggctgggggcgcGCTGGGCACAAGACACCAAACTGGGAGCGTGGCTGACAGTCCAGagggtcctgctgccacccagaGCGACCCGGACCAGCCCGAGATACGGGTTGACAGAAATCTCCCGAAGTggagggtgatgaggcactacgcagattgcccagagaagctgtggctgccccgtccctgaagtgttcaaggccaggttggagcaagtccaagggcttggagcaacctggtctagtggaatgtgtccctgcatggcaggaggttggaacGAGGTGCCTGAAgatcacttccaacccaaattattccaGGATTTATCAAGAAGACGCGTGTCGCCCGGCCCCCGCAGAGGGAGCAACATCAGGCACTACGATGCGCCGAAGGCCACCAAATGTGCCCGGTGAGCACCGAGCAGGACGCGGCTGCACAGAAGGTTCGCGGTGACccgagctgctccaggcagagcatCGCCGGGATGCGGGGAGCGGGGGCTGTCACGGTGGGGCCGCCCTTTGTCGGCGGTACCCCTGTACGGGGACACGGCGACACACCGGGAGCGCAGCGCAGCGCCGGGCGGAGGCTCCGCCGCAcgcccgggggcggcggggcgggggcagcCTCGGGGCTCAGCCCGGCCGCCCCGGAGCcacccgcgccccgcccgcggAGGGGCCGAGCCGGGGCCGTCCCGGGGCCGGTGCGCGGTATGGCGGGGCTGCCCGGCGCCGCGCGAGCCCGGAGCGCCTCCCCGGGCTCCCCCCCGGCCCTGGACGGCTCCTTCTTGCTCTCGCCGCTCGGGGGGCTGATGGGAGCCCAGGCCGTGAGTACCGGGCAGGGGGCGCGGCGGAGGGGGGAGGGCATCACCCACTTGggtgcttttcttcagctggaaaCAGCCCGGGCTTTCTTTGGCTGCCGCTCCGACCCCATCTCCGCTGTCTAACCCTAGGTAATCCCCAACCCTAAGACAGTGcagcctcctccctcctccttccctctgtaAAGCCAGAGGGAAAGTCGGATTCTTGTCCTCACACCCCTTGCCGGCTGTAACTCCGCTCAGTGGTCCCCAGTGCCAGGCACGGGCTGATGCGCGGGCATCTCCGCAGGGCACAGCCAATGGGTCGGGGGGTGTGTGAAGCCCAGTGACTccaggggagctgtgctggggttgCTCGTGAGGCTCCCACGCTCCCTGGAACACTTTCAGTTCTCCAGGTTGTCCTCCCAGGCTTTGGCGGCTGCTCTCATAGGAGCCCAAGGGTCCTTGCGCCATCAAATcgagcagcagcatcactgctCGTTGCTTCAGCATCGGAGGCAACCGCAATAATCTCCCGCTGCTGCTCTCCCCGGGACCGCGGTGCCACACGAATGCACGGGGGTGGGTGTTCAGCTGCGTACCGGGCCACTTGTGACCTGCCCACGGCGCTGCCCCTCGCGTTCACTCGTCCCCTCTCCTCGGGGCAGCGTTGTGGGATGTGCCCTGAGCAGCCACTGTGAAACAGCTGGCACAGACCTGGCTCCAGATTCCAGCCCCTGGgcatggctgagctgctggtgaCATAGACAAACGctcagggaaggggctgggcaggatgctgctgggggTGCCTTGTAGGAGCGCCAGGaaagagagatggaaacaagACCAGAAGCCAAGACCTTTCAACTCTGCAGCTGGTCCCACCTCGGCAGCCCCTTGCTCAGGCCACGCTGTTAAACAGGCTCCTGCTTTCCCCCGGCAGCAGCCAGAGCGGGGCAGCTCACGCGTGCCACCTCCCACTCCTGCAGGAGCCCCCTCTGCATGTCTCTCCCCAGCACATATTTTGTGATCACGAGTGTTAGAAATGGATATGACAGACAAGGAGGCATTGTCGGGGCAGCCGAGCACCAAGCAGGGCGTTGGACGCGGGCAGGACAAAGGCTGTTGTGTTTCCTCCATGACAATAGGCGGTGCGGGCTTACACAGGGCACAGCGGCTTTCCAAGGAGCCTTTCTCCCGCCGAGTGTGCCGCTGCTTTCCTGGAGTGAGGGGAACCCAACCGCtgttggtgctgctgtgcctgggcttGTGGGCGATGTTCTGCGCTCCTCCTGCAGGAACCAGCCCCTGAACAGGTTCCCCGTTTCGCCCCACAGGTGCTCGGTTTACTGGTGTGGTCTCTCATCGCCGCCACAACGTATCACCTCCACGCGGCATACGGCTGGGTGATGTTTGTGTCCCTCTTCTTCTGGATACTAACACTCCTTTTCTTCGTGACTTACCTCCTGCAACTTCATCAGAAGTTCTACATGATCCCCTGGCCCCTCGTGGTGCGTAGCTGAAAGGGAGTGAGGGGGGATCCCAAGAGGGAAACATCTTGGAAAGACAGGGAAGGCTTCAGTCTCTTCTGGGCTGATGGAACCAAGTCCCCTGCGCTCTGCACAGTGACACTGTTCATTCTGACCTTGAATTGCTTAGAAAATGCTCAAACCACAAATGTGTCAATCCAGAAAGTTACAGCCACCAACTGCTGCAGTTGTGGTGTCATCCAAAAACCTCGCAGCACAACCTGGGGAGCATTAAACGTGTTCTCCTGGGGAACGGGGAGGAATGTGAACCTGAGCCTTTTGCTCCTGCCTCACCCCAGCATGCACAAGCCTGAGCCCAGACTCACGAGCTCCTCTTTGTTTCCCCAGCTGATGATCTACAACGCTGTGGCCACCGTGCTGTACATCACCGCCTTCGTGACGTGCGCGGCCGCCGTGCAGCCGACGTCCTGGCGGCAGTGGGACTACAACCGCAGAGCCGCCGCCTCCGTGAGTACCGGCGGGCAGGGGAGGGccggggggctggggcagccacccTGGTCACCCGTGGGATGTGCTCCTCTTCCAGTTCTTCGCCTGCGTCACGATGATCACCTACGGGGTGAGCACCTTCTTCAGCTTCCGCGCCTGGAAAGGGCTCGGCAGCAACGCGGCCACCAGCCAAGTGACCGACCACGTGTAAGGAGTGGACAGCAAAGCCCGGCCACGGGCCACCCTGCACCAGCTTGTGCCAGGCTTGGCGGCTTGGAGCCTCGTGTGCCACCAGGGCTCGTTTTGGGACCAGCCCGTGCTGGCAGCAGCGGTCAGCGCTGGGTCATGTGGATGCTGCCCTGTGGTTTCTGATGATGCTTCCAGCTGACGTGCCCACAGCACGACCCCACGGGCATCGCCACGGGGGACACGGACtcgctggggctgcagctcctgctcatcCCCGGGGCTCATCTAGATCCTCACCAGAGCAGCTCCACTGAAGGGGCTCAGCCAGTTTGGCACAGTCCAGTACTAAAACTGACTAACCCAAGCCCAGGTTCCCCTCTCTGCTCATTCACAGCTACAGTGTAAGTAATGCAATTAACGGCGTGCAGAAAcagtggcagagctgcaagATGAGAAGTGAAGCAAGGGAAGCAGTCATAACTGCTCTTGTATTGATTTCTAACaatttgaatataaatttcatgctttaaataaaaacattcctAAATCCAGCACTGGAGTCTGTCATGAGAAAAGTTGTCTTGTGAGAAGGCAGCACagcatggcagggacagcagagatGTCACTGCAGAGgtggctgctccttcccactcCATGTGGGCTATGGAAGGAACAAGTCCACAGGGTTCACCTCTCATTGCTTTATGCACACACACGCTCAGAGTGTGCAGCCAAGACCACAAGAACATAAACGAGGTGCCAAGGCTTTGATCACTCCCTCTTCCTGGCTCAGCACCACACACTCCTGAGTTCACCTAATTAACCAGCAAGTCAATTTTGCCCATTAGCTGCAGgtcattttcagaaattacaaTCAAGTCTGCAAAGGATCTGGGAACACAGGCAGGATCAATGCCTCAGGAGAGGGAAGAACCACactgctctcctgtgctgcagacCACAAATTCACCTTCTGGGTGTTTGTCAGAATGAGAAGTGATGCCAAGCcaggcaaagcagcttttcccttCACACCCTCCTTGTACAAGGTGGTAAAAGTAGAGTCAGTGAGTTCAAAAGCTGGTGCATGGTGAGCTACAGTGCAAATCTTACTGCATGCCCTGCATGTGAAAAGTTTTACCAGGTTGTCTGCAGAGGCAGGATCAGGAAATGGAACTGCATTGATGGAAGGTGAGAACTGAAAAGGAACTGGACACATGGCATTGGCCCATGACAGATCTGCCTTTATTTGGCTGTCAGTGAGTAAATCAAGGGTCAAATTTCCACAGTTATGAATATATA encodes:
- the PLLP gene encoding plasmolipin — its product is MAGLPGAARARSASPGSPPALDGSFLLSPLGGLMGAQAVLGLLVWSLIAATTYHLHAAYGWVMFVSLFFWILTLLFFVTYLLQLHQKFYMIPWPLVLMIYNAVATVLYITAFVTCAAAVQPTSWRQWDYNRRAAASFFACVTMITYGVSTFFSFRAWKGLGSNAATSQVTDHV
- the CENPT gene encoding centromere protein T isoform X1; amino-acid sequence: MASRGGGTPAASGASGPAELQLPQGPRGLSPPPPPPPRNYADHDAPRRRRNYPPHTAPRPLPARAHVSREAAGGGRRAAVTGSTMADGRPRARLGLRRSGRHNARAAAQTGLSVENRSKSVRSTLAKQRLAVFPDLRNGTPRLMLKRVMQNQPQVSPLAPQISNHEDTQEAHSEVPSKSVSSMGELQLPDVGPEETSITVFHMKKKRKKLSITEFERAAERRLPQYQAQSTLDSTIMTRSLRMSVGSLLAPDTVEKRGLLRRPKTRKAVDMQEFEGRVEQNMLKNKGQNDLVDSQSASGIRTSILTSDAEMMMNSTELFVQPHLDEESQSKLSALEPHLSDSKTSAQRSLISDADQEEARLEGLVSSVSKNQGRTQRFSKSSSLDDEPVDRMIHVSPEIPAKQGEEKQDHSQQSNPMAQITFTEEEEVVCSAEYGASAGYSEHLENKLAEKGELQITAAQDSRGETEMAPSAGEEMEEGSAGAHSSPRAEHEITRGIGAESLARHSHAFSSSDKPEMTPLNETDEQGDELQDQAMVLNLDSSVEEPAEDEVEHPASEEVSMKTPAFVRAPAHNPLLSTPHVAKPAAPRSPLKLLQPKTVPKKLRTSPKNPREPQIPRSLIKEIFRHFAKMPVTRDAFKIVEKCSERYFKQLSNDLEAYTHHAGRKTVEAADLEVLMRRQGLVTDKMPLNVLIERFLPLEYRKLLIPVAVSGNKVIPCK
- the THAP11 gene encoding THAP domain-containing protein 11; translation: MPGFTCCVPGCYNNSHRDKALHFYTFPKDEELRRLWLKNVSRAGVSGCFSTFQPTTGHRVCSEHFQGGRKSYLVRVPTIFPLRGVNERKAQRARRPRPAAAAAAAPQGSAAAAEAPAGGAAEDVKPIDLTVQVELGAAATIGPSPVRLPVPVPAAAAAGEESPVEGGPPDHSYSLSSGTTSEELLRKLNEQRDIIALLEVKMKEMKGNIRRLRLAEAQLREEIREKDRLLHAASAGTRKRHGL